AGTCTCCTGAGTGCTGATAAAATATACTTCAACTTGTTTGTCATCTTTAAAGTTGTTTACCAATTGCTGCATTGCTGGGAAAGCTTTTTTACAAGGTCCGCACCAAGTTGCCCAAAAATCAATTACGATAATTTTACCGCTGTTTAAAGCCAAATCTTTAGTTTTTCCGTCAGCTGATTGTACTTTAATTGCAGGAGCTGCGATATCAATCAGGGCGATTCTTTCTTCCGCTTTGTTTTCTTTTTTCAATTGCTCTAAATAAGCAGGGAAATCAGCTTCTTTTTTCCCTTCTTTTAAATACAATTCTTTCAGTTTTGCAGTAGCTCCTTCAGATAAAGTATTGGCTCTTGCCGCATTTTTCAAAACCTCTAAAATTGGTTTGTTGAATGCTTCTAAAGCTTTGATGTGAATATCGTTAATACTTGCTTTTTCGTAGCGTTTTTCGAAAGGAAGTAAAGCAAAAGTTTCTAAAACTTCGTTGTACTTTTTCAAAATATCGTACATACGAATCTGAATCACCAATTCGTTATTAAGCTGCGTTTTTGCATTTTCTGTTGCCTGATTTGGCGACCAGTAAAGTCCTGACATATAAGACATGTCATTTACTTTTTGCTGCATCTGCTGTATCATTGGCACCGCCATAGTTTCGATTACAGCTGGATCAACTACTTTTAAGTATAATGCTTTCGAAATATTCTGGTGGTAAGCATCGTTTAAATTAGCAAAATTCATTGTTGGAATCATTGCCAAAATAGTTTTGTAGTCTTTCGTTTCAAAATAGTATCCAAACTGCATTTTTACGATATTGTCATAAAAATATTTTTGATGTGGCGGTACTTCTGAATTGTTTGGGAAATCAGCTAAAAACTGGTTGATTACCTTGTTTCTTTCTGCCGCATCCTGAATTGGCATAATTTTTTGGTATGCTTTGAATCTTACGTGGCTTCCTTTTGGAAATTGTTTTTCGATTACCGCTTCAAGAGAATCTGCCTTTGTTTTATTTTTCAAATCAAACAAATAAATGTGATGTACTTTTGTGTATACTTCTTCAGGTAGTCCTTTCATATTCTTTGTAAAGTCAGCTAAAAACTTGCTTCCCAATTCCTGAAACTTTTCAGGTTTTTGTTTTTTCAATACATCGAAGTACGTGTCAAAAAACTCTGGAAATCGGTCTCCATGATCTTTTACTTCTTTTTTAAGCCAATATTCTGTAGCATCTCCATCAATAGAAAAATCTTTGAAGTAACCGCCAAACTGACCGTTAAAGTCTTTGTTTCTAAAAGTTGCCCAAGCTAAATCTGCGCCCGGCATTTTTACTTTTGGTTCTTTAAAAGCCACCAGCATATATCCTGTATCCTGATTAGTGTCGGTAACTAATCCATTTTCGGTGTTGCCGTAGAATTTGAAAGCCATAAAAGCACAGTTTTTTGGAACTGTAAAATCGGCACTGTAAACAGCGCCATTTTTTTTCATTTTCAGGTCTTCGATTTCCCATCTGTAATCATTGAAAACATAAGCATAACCGCTGATATCTTTAACGTTTTCTAATGGCCCGCCTTTTGGATCATAAGTCATGCTGAAAGATGCTCCCGGAATCGGAATGTCTACCATTCCTTGTAATCTCGATTTAACTTCTTGACTGGTAACTTGTAAGGTAAAGGCGCAGAACGCCAATACCAATAATTTGATATTTTTAATTTTTGTAAACATTGTACGTTTTTTTATTTCCCTAATTCAGGGTTTAGATCGATATAATTTTGGTGGATTGGGAATACATATCCAGCGCTATTAGGAGCTAGAGTAAAGGTTTCGTTTTTGAAAACCCTTGTATAGGTTTTCTGGAAATTTGGATCTAAGTTTAAACGACGCTGATCGAACCAACGGAATCCTCTTCCAATGAATTCTTTTTGTCTTTCTGTCAAAACTAGATTTAAAGCTTCCGTATTGGTAGTTGCACTTACTTGATACGCAGAACCTGTTTTGTATCTTTTGGCTCTTAAAATGTTTAGGTAATCGACCGCTTTTTGAGGTTGTCCTAATCTGGCATAACACTCAGCGGCAGTTAAGTACATTTCAGGAACAGAAACTCCAATGTTGATTCCATTAGTAAAGCTGTACGTGGCAATTCCAAAACCTCTTCCAGTATGCGAAGGAAAGAAGTTACTTCCTGCAATGGTGTAATAGTTGTAACGTAAATCGTTACTGCTGAAACTATTCAATAAATCTTGAGCTAATGGTGCTCCGTTGTAAGTCGTCAGTAAGGTTTTAGAAAAAATCACTTCTGGATTGCTTAATAAAACCGGGTAGCTGTAAGCCGTAGCAAAAGAGTTTAAATCGATTAATCCGTTTTGCATGTTTAAGGCTTTTTCGGCATTATCCAAACTCAATTGGTATTGTCCCATGTACAAATACGTACGGGCTAAAATTCCATAAACAGCTTTCTTTGAAGGTAGTACGTTGAAATCTGGAGTATCTACAAGATCGTTTGCTAAAGCACCTTGTAAATCAGAAAGGATTTGTTTGTAAACGACATCAACAGAACTTCTTTCTAATGACGAAAACAATTCTGGCGTCACTAAAAGCGGTACAGCTTTTTCAGAGTTTGCAGTAGCTGGGTCAAATTGAGGGCCGTAGATATTTACAAGCTGTAAATAAGCAAATGCTCTGTGTACCAAGGCTTCTGCATAGATTTGTTTTTTCTCTGCTTCAGTTCCTTTTTCGCTTGTCATTACACCTTTAATGATCGCATTATTGTAATAAATAGTTCGGTATAAATTGATCCAGTCAGAGTCTCCCTGAGATTCATCAAAAATTCTAGATTTCCAGGTATAACTGTTTGCCCAGATTGTAGATACCTGATTTTGGTAAGCTGTAGGAAAGTCTACATCGGCGTTAGAAAGAAGATACATTCCTCCAGAACCACTGTAAGTGCTGTAGCCATTTACTAATGCTCGGTAATCTGATGTGTATTTTAAAACTCTATTGTTTCCAACAGGTTCAACTTCAACATAATCCCTGCAGGAGTTTAGCAGCAATAATGGTAAAATGATATATAATGTGATTTTCAAAAATTTCATAATAAGTTCTTTTTTAATTAAAAGCTGCAATTAAATTGTAACGTATACGTACGCTGTGGAGCAAGAGTGTTATAATTGTTTGAAGAAAGATATTGCGGGTCAATTCCCTCGTCATTTCTTACCCATAACAATCCTAGGTTTCTTGCTGCAAAATTGAAACTCAACGATTTGAAAAATGTTTTTTCCAACCACTCATTTGGTACTGTATAACCCAATGAAATTTGTTGCAAACGAATATTATCAGCAGATAAAACATTAATATCTGAATTTTGAAAACGATTCAAACTATTATAGTTAATGTTTGTCAATCCAGGGACATTTGTTGTCGCTTCATCGCCAGGCTGTCTCCAACGATCTGCAATAATTTCATCTTTAGCAACTGCACCATATTGAACACCGCTGTAAGATGGATAGTTCTGCATTAGTTGATTTCTAAATACAGCTCCCATAAAATACGTAACCTGAACTCCTAAATTGAAATTTTTGAATGAGAAGTCGTTCATGAATCCTCCAAAGTAAGGTGCAACTGTAGTTCCCATATATTTTAGGTCATCTTTGCTTACAGCATTAATTCCTTGAGAAGAATTTATAATACTACCGTCTTTAGCATAAATCTGAGATTGTCCATTACTGTCTAATCCTGCCCATCTGTATGCATATAAATAACTCACATTTAGTCCTGTAATAGGGGAGCCTCCAAAATACTGATTGGCAGCTGTTGCATTAAATCTAGAATCGGTAACTTCATTGTTAGTGTAGGCAAAATTAAATGAACTGTTCCATTTAAATTTTCCATTGAAAATTGTTCCGCTTAATCCTAAGTCAACACCATTCCCATCTAGAGTTCCTGCATTATATCTTAAAAAAGCCCATCCGTAAGTAGGGTTAAAAGGAAGATTTGTAATGATGTCGTTTGTCTTTTTGTAATAAACATCAACATTACCGCGAAGTCTGTTGTTAAAAACACCGTAATCTAAACCAACGTTAAAAGTAGCGGTAGTTTCCCATTTGATGTATGGATTTTCTGGTAATGATATTGTTCCTGTTGGCAATTGCGTATAAAAATCAATACCTCCTAAACCAATAATAGCATTATTGCTTCCATATCCTCCCGCAGGAGCGCTTCCAGCTTTACCATAAGTGACACGAGTAGAAAGAGTGCTTAACCAGCTGACATCTTTTAAGAAACTTTCTTTGTTAACATCCCATTTTGCCCCAACAGACCATAATGGCAAAGCTCTATTTCTTCTAGAAGCACCAAGTAAATTGTAATCGTCAAAACGAACACTTCCAGAAAGGTGGTATCTGTTTTTAAAATCATAAGATCCAAGAGCGTAGTAAGACAAATAGCGGTCTCTGTATTTACTAATACTAGTGTCAAAGTTTCCTATATAAGTTGACCAGCCGTAAACGGTATTGTAATATTGTGTTGGGTTTACTGCTGTGTTCGAATTAGTATCGGTATTATAACCATAACGTGTTTGTGTAGAACCTTCTCTGCGTTCTTCTCTAGTTTCGGCGCCAGCCAAAAAGTTTAAAGAATTATTTTCATTGAATGATTTATTAATGTTCATTTGAAAACGTAAACTCTGCGATTCATTCTTTTGATTGGTATCTCCTAAAGTAGCACCAAGAGGAACTCCATAAACTAATTTTCCATTTGCTATAGAAGTAGCTTCGTTAATCATGTTTCTGGTATAGTAACTTTCTAATTCGTTCAGTGTTCTGGTTTTACTGAAGATAGAAGTATACATACCTGAAGTTTCTACATTTAACCAAGAGGTAATAGTTGCCACTAATCTTGCATTCAGTCTGATATTTTCGCCATTTGTATTAACATTAGAAAAACCAAGCTGATCGATATAATTATACGTCCAAGGAAGATATCCTTTTGAATCAAAATCCTGAATTACTTCTGGTCTAAATTTGATATAATAATCTAAACTGTTTCCATTTTCGTCCACCAACATATCATAAGGTCTCAATGCAGAAGTAGAAACATTTGATAAAGCTTCATTTGCAGTAATGTTTGTCTGGTATTTTGATGAAAGGTAATTAACACCCGTTTCTAATCTTAAGAAACTCTTTAATTTGAATGTGTTGTTTAAGGTAACGTTATACGATTTAGAGTTGTTGGCCTTCATTGCGGCATCGTCTTCATTATAACCTAAACCTAAGTAATACGTGCTTTTATCAGTTCCTCCAGAAACAGAGAAATCGTATTGCTTTGTGATCGAATTTTGAAGCAGATATTTGTTAATCTGACCTAAATTATCTCTTTGAGAAAGCGATGACAGCATTTGGTCTCTTTGTGCTGTGGTAATTTCGCCTCTTTTTTCTCTAAACATAATTTCCTGTGCAGCACTTGGGTTGGCCGCCTGCCAGTTCGAGATATTATCAGCAACAAATCCTCCGTTTACAAGGTCTTTTTCATAATCGACATATTGAGCGGTATTCATGACTCTCAATTTAGAAAGATCCATTTTTTCGCCAAAAGTTGTGGTTGTACTGAAGCTTACAACGGGTTCTTCAGATTTTCTTCCTTTTTTAGTAGTTACCACAATAACTCCGTTAGCGGCTCTCGAACCCCAGATAGAAGCTGCCGCAGCGTCTTTCAGAACAGTAATGTTTTCAATGTCATCAGGATTTAAGAAACTCAAAATTGAAGATCCAGAAACACCTCTTCTGCTAAAAGCAAAATCATTCATGGACTGCGGAAAACCATCAATAACAACTAGCGGTTGTGAAGTGCCACTGTAACTAGTTGTACCTCTAACGCTTATGTTTCCAGTTCTTGGATCAACCATAACACCAGCGATTTTTCCTTCTAATCTTGCATTAATATCTACAGTAGGAACTTTAGCAATATCTTTGGCGCCTATTACTTCTATAGCACCAGTAGCTCTTTCTTTTGGAATTTCAGTATAACCGTTAGAAGCAGGAATTTCAACAGAATGAAGTTCCATAACATCTGGTACCAGTGTTGCGTCGATCACTCTTTTATTGTTAACGGCAACCGTTATAGTCTTATATCCTAAAGAACTGAAAATAATCGTATCATAAGGAGAAACCATCATTCGGTATTCACCTTCTTTTCTTGTAATATCCCAGCTTTGTTTTCCTTTTAAAATTACGTTTACACCAACAAGCGGTGCACCCTTTTTATCGGTTACTTTCCCGGTTAATTCATATTCCAGTTGTTCTGCTTTCTTTTTATTTTTTTTGACAACAACTTGTTTATCAATAATATCAAAAGTAAGATTGTTGCTTCTTAAAGCATTATTTAAAATTTCTTCTAAAGTCGCATCTTTGTCCAATGTAATCGTATTGGCAGATTTAAGCACGTCATCATTATAAAAGAAGACATAATTAGTCTGTTTTTCTAGAGTAGAAAAAACTTCAGTTAGTGGCGTGTTCTTGAAACGAACATGTATTTTATTTTGTCCTAAAGAAGGGTTCGCATATAAACTACACATACTTATCCAGATAAATGCAGTAACAGATCTCATAAGCAGCAGATATAGGTAATAGTGGTATCGTCCAGAAAAATACTTTTCTGAATTATGTTTTTTATTCATAATTTTGTTTTGAATTTAAGAGATAGTCAATTAGCGTTGACTACAGTTCTACAATGCCAAAAGATGGTTCCAACATCTTTTGGTTTTTTTTTGGTTAGTTTTTACAAATAAGGTTGATATGTTTATTTCTGGTCTTATATCATAGGCTTTGGTGGTTTTAGAATTGACTTTTTTATTTATTTAATTGTAATAGTTCTTTGGTTTGCGTTAACAGTACAGTTGCTGTTGGTAATACTCGCTAAAGTACTAGCCAGTGAATTAAGGTTTTCATTTAAAGCAAATGAGCCGGAGTAATTGGCGTCAAGATTTAAATTTTCTCCTTTTATAAATTCAATTTTATAATATTTTGAAAGTTTCCCTAAAATGGTATTCAAAGACTGGCTTTTGAAAGAAAAATAACCTTCTCTCCAAGACAATATCGAAGCCACATCTTTTCGCTCAACTTTAAGCTGTTTTTGATCTTTATTGATTGTGGCAATCATTCCAGGCGTTAAATCTTCCTGAATTTCTTTATTGTTTAACAGTCCTTTTTTGTTGTAGGTAATTCGGACTTTTCCTTGTAATAAAGCGGTTTGAATCGTTTCGTCTTCAGGATAAGAACTCACATTGAAAACTGTTCCCAGTACGCGCACATTGCATTCTTTTGTTTTTACAAAAAAAGGTTTGGCTTTATTATGTGCTACATCAAAAGCGGCTTCACCAGTTAAATACACTTCACGAATCGATCCGTCAAATTGAGTTGGGTAAATTAAAGAAGAACCTGAATTCAGCCAAACGGTTGTTCCGTCAGTTAAAACGATTTGAGTTCTTTTTCCGTAAGGCACTCTAACCGTATTAAAAGAAGAACTATTCGAGTTGGTATTGATAGCTTGTTCTCCAACCGTCACTTTTTTACCGTTTTTTTCATAGCTGATGATAGAACTGTCTTGTACAGCAATAGTTTTCTGATCTTGCAGTACAAGAGAGATATCTTCTAAGTCTGCATTAGATTCAGTTGTTGTTCCTTTTTCAGCAAAAAGCTCTAAATCGGTTTTAGGTTTGCTTTCTGGAGTTCTGTTTATGAATAATCCAGCTAGAAGCGCTACACTTGCAGCGGCAGAAAAGGCGATTAATCTTTTCTTTTTCCTGCGTCTGGTTTCTTTTTGTTCCAGCTCGATTAGTCCGTGACGAATTTGATTCTTTAAAGAATCTTTTTCATCGTTCGATATTTTATTAAAATTAATTTGCAAGGCGATGTTTTTATGGGGTATATAATACTAAGAGAACGACTCTTGTAAAACATAGACATAAAAAATAACCTTTTTTTAAAGTTTTTTTCTTAAATCTTTCAAACACCTGTATATCAGTGTTCTGCAAGACTCAATAGAAATGCCTAAAATAGAAGCAATTTCTTCATAAGGTTTGTCTTCGTTAAATCTGTAGAATAAAGCTTTACGTTGTTTATCGGTAAGTTCTTCCATCGCAAAGGCTAGTTTGGAGTTTAGCGCTTGATGGTTTTCTTCCTCAATTAAAGTGTCTTCAAAAGAGAGTTCTTTCAAGATAACCGAATCGTAATCAGAGCTTAAAGAGAATATTTTCTGAGAAGCTTTATGTTTTTTTAAAACATTTCGCTGTGTGATTTTAAACAAATACGATTTTACATTGACACTTTCGGCAAGACCGCTTCGGTATTTGTAAATATCTAAAAACACATCATGAATAGCATCTTTAGCAATCGAAGTTTCGTTAGTATATTGTAAAGCAAAAGTAAGTAAAACATCAGCATAGCTATCATACAGCTTCTCAAAGGCGGTAATGTCACCTTTTTTAATCTGCTGCCATAATAAAATATCTGATGTGGTATTCTCCATTTAAGGAATAAAATTGCTATTGTTTTTGGAGCAAATCTATAACTTTTATCAGTTGATTGGATAATATTTCGAATTTTTCGCATCATTTTGAAGAATATGGTCAAAATAATGGCGATAATTTTGTTAAAATCAGTTTTAGCAAATTCTGTTGATATCTGTAATGAAAGAAAAAGATTTCGTAATTAGAAATGATCTTTTCTTAACACTATTTCCTTGCCTAAATACAATAATAAGCAATATAGAAAAACACTCTAAATTCTTTATAATGAATCATTCTCGGTAAATAGTACAATCTTATTCTTCGTCAGTATTATTTTGTAGATAAGTAATAAAAGCCAAAGGAGAAACCCCGGTAATTTTCTTGAAAGTAATAGTAAATCGGGTGTGCGAAGCAAAACCTGCCTGATCTGCCAGATAACTAATTTTATATTTTAAATAACTTGGATCACTTTTTAAACGATCAACAATATAATTGATTCGTAATTCATTGATATATCCAGCAAAATCTTTTGATTTATGTTTATTAACAACATAGGAAAGATAACGATGGTTAATATTCAATTCTGATGCAACCGAATTGAGAGACAGGGTTTTATTAAGGAACGAATAAGAGTTCTCAAAATCTTTTATGTTTTCTAAAATCGCATTTTCAGTAGCTTCAGACATGTATTCTTTTGAGGCATCTTTTTTCGTTTCTGTCACATTTTCAATGATAGATGAAGTATTGCTATTTTCAATAAAAGCTTTGATTTTTTTATGATCTTGTTTTCTCTTAAATATGTAGACCGTTATTGTCGCTAAAATAAAGAAAACACAAATTCCGATGACAATGAATTTATATTTTTGATATTGTGTTTTACTGTCTTGATGACTTTTTCGAATCGATTTAATCAAATCATCAGCAATAACTTTTTTATTATCATTATCGGCTTTGGTCAGTTTTAAGTTCTTTTCATTGTAAGTGATATATTTTTTAGAATCGGTCTTTTTGTAAAATTCCATCATCGAAGTGTAAACCTCTTGTTTTAATGCCGAATAATCTGATTTTTCAGCAATTTCTTCCGCTTTTTTATAATGAGTTAGTGCTTTTTTATAGTTTTTCATTTCAAGATATACATTCGCCATTCCATTATAAATGAATCCTTTTAAAGGATTGTCAAAAGATAAAGATTCTTTCAGCTCTTTATCAGCTTTTTCGTAATGATACAATGCAGAATCTGTTTTGTGCAGTTCGAGATAGTTTCGGGCAATAAGTTCGTCATTGATGGCTATTTGATAATTTTTGTCACTTACCTTTGCCGCTTTTTCAAACAATTGAATTCCTTTTTTGAGATGTAAAATGGCTTTCGAATAATTAGAATCAAGTAACTCATAACAGGCAAGTTCTTGAGATAAATTCCCCTGAAAACGATACATTTCACTTGGGGCTTTGATTTTTTTACTAGTAGCTACAGCTTTATTAAGATAAGTTTTTCCAGTATCATAAACTTCACTTTCACGATAAAGTGATGCCATGAAACCATATATTTTTGCTAGGAGGGCAAAATCTTTACCCCTTAATGCCAAACTATCTGCTTGCTTTAGAGCATTAATAGCTTCATTATTAATTCCGTACTGATACAAAATATGCGCTTTCAGCATACGAGTTTTTATTTTGTCTGAATTATTTTTTGCGATATTGTATAAATAATCCGTATTGTTCAAAGCCTTTTTAGGATTTGAACTCAATAAAACCTGATAAGTTTCGGTATAAATATTTTCAAACGAATCTTGGGAATAACCCATATAAAAAGAAAAGAAAAAGGCAAAGAGGAGCGTATTTTTGAATTGCATGTGGTATTTAGTTATAATTTAGAACGAACAGTTTTATATTAAAAATATATATTCTGTTTTGTCAATATAATTTTAGTATAGTAAAAAGGGAAATGTAGGTATAATTTTTCAAAATACAGTATGGTATTTGTTTTCTTAACAACATTAAATTTTTATGTGTTATTAGTTTTATTGATTTGCATCAAATAGAAGAACTTTGACCTGTAATAGGCATTTTAGACCCCAAAAAGGTGATTGGTTTTTAAAAGGTTTTAATTCAGTTGTTTACGATTTTTCTGCCAGAGAAATATTTTACTTATTACGTAATTGGTAAAGAAACACTCGATTTTTACCTCTTTCAAATGACTAGTTTCGCGTCTAAGTTTTTGAATAGAAAGGATTAGTTTTTGTTTTAAAGCTTTTTTTGTTGGGCTGCTGGTTTCGTCAAAAGCTGCACAATTTCTCCCAATTTTTTATTTCCTTAAATACATTAAACCAATCCTGTTCATGGCAGGCTCTAGAGGGGTCCGGAGTATATTTGCTTTTTAATGTATGTAATAGATTTGGATGGAAGTTAGCATCTGGAACCAGCAGTATTTTTTTAGATTTTAAAAAGTAATATACTGTAATGAAAAGAAAATATACCAAATCGGCATTATTGC
This portion of the Flavobacterium panacagri genome encodes:
- a CDS encoding RNA polymerase sigma factor encodes the protein MENTTSDILLWQQIKKGDITAFEKLYDSYADVLLTFALQYTNETSIAKDAIHDVFLDIYKYRSGLAESVNVKSYLFKITQRNVLKKHKASQKIFSLSSDYDSVILKELSFEDTLIEEENHQALNSKLAFAMEELTDKQRKALFYRFNEDKPYEEIASILGISIESCRTLIYRCLKDLRKKL
- a CDS encoding FecR family protein encodes the protein MQINFNKISNDEKDSLKNQIRHGLIELEQKETRRRKKKRLIAFSAAASVALLAGLFINRTPESKPKTDLELFAEKGTTTESNADLEDISLVLQDQKTIAVQDSSIISYEKNGKKVTVGEQAINTNSNSSSFNTVRVPYGKRTQIVLTDGTTVWLNSGSSLIYPTQFDGSIREVYLTGEAAFDVAHNKAKPFFVKTKECNVRVLGTVFNVSSYPEDETIQTALLQGKVRITYNKKGLLNNKEIQEDLTPGMIATINKDQKQLKVERKDVASILSWREGYFSFKSQSLNTILGKLSKYYKIEFIKGENLNLDANYSGSFALNENLNSLASTLASITNSNCTVNANQRTITIK
- a CDS encoding redoxin domain-containing protein translates to MFTKIKNIKLLVLAFCAFTLQVTSQEVKSRLQGMVDIPIPGASFSMTYDPKGGPLENVKDISGYAYVFNDYRWEIEDLKMKKNGAVYSADFTVPKNCAFMAFKFYGNTENGLVTDTNQDTGYMLVAFKEPKVKMPGADLAWATFRNKDFNGQFGGYFKDFSIDGDATEYWLKKEVKDHGDRFPEFFDTYFDVLKKQKPEKFQELGSKFLADFTKNMKGLPEEVYTKVHHIYLFDLKNKTKADSLEAVIEKQFPKGSHVRFKAYQKIMPIQDAAERNKVINQFLADFPNNSEVPPHQKYFYDNIVKMQFGYYFETKDYKTILAMIPTMNFANLNDAYHQNISKALYLKVVDPAVIETMAVPMIQQMQQKVNDMSYMSGLYWSPNQATENAKTQLNNELVIQIRMYDILKKYNEVLETFALLPFEKRYEKASINDIHIKALEAFNKPILEVLKNAARANTLSEGATAKLKELYLKEGKKEADFPAYLEQLKKENKAEERIALIDIAAPAIKVQSADGKTKDLALNSGKIIVIDFWATWCGPCKKAFPAMQQLVNNFKDDKQVEVYFISTQETKEGYKKEALAYLKEKGLKINTYFDLVKKGGGTNNASFTNYAQIFKSSGIPRKVVIKDGKIRFTSEGYSGNPGQLVDELTDVINALKNE
- a CDS encoding SusC/RagA family TonB-linked outer membrane protein, which translates into the protein MNKKHNSEKYFSGRYHYYLYLLLMRSVTAFIWISMCSLYANPSLGQNKIHVRFKNTPLTEVFSTLEKQTNYVFFYNDDVLKSANTITLDKDATLEEILNNALRSNNLTFDIIDKQVVVKKNKKKAEQLEYELTGKVTDKKGAPLVGVNVILKGKQSWDITRKEGEYRMMVSPYDTIIFSSLGYKTITVAVNNKRVIDATLVPDVMELHSVEIPASNGYTEIPKERATGAIEVIGAKDIAKVPTVDINARLEGKIAGVMVDPRTGNISVRGTTSYSGTSQPLVVIDGFPQSMNDFAFSRRGVSGSSILSFLNPDDIENITVLKDAAAASIWGSRAANGVIVVTTKKGRKSEEPVVSFSTTTTFGEKMDLSKLRVMNTAQYVDYEKDLVNGGFVADNISNWQAANPSAAQEIMFREKRGEITTAQRDQMLSSLSQRDNLGQINKYLLQNSITKQYDFSVSGGTDKSTYYLGLGYNEDDAAMKANNSKSYNVTLNNTFKLKSFLRLETGVNYLSSKYQTNITANEALSNVSTSALRPYDMLVDENGNSLDYYIKFRPEVIQDFDSKGYLPWTYNYIDQLGFSNVNTNGENIRLNARLVATITSWLNVETSGMYTSIFSKTRTLNELESYYTRNMINEATSIANGKLVYGVPLGATLGDTNQKNESQSLRFQMNINKSFNENNSLNFLAGAETREERREGSTQTRYGYNTDTNSNTAVNPTQYYNTVYGWSTYIGNFDTSISKYRDRYLSYYALGSYDFKNRYHLSGSVRFDDYNLLGASRRNRALPLWSVGAKWDVNKESFLKDVSWLSTLSTRVTYGKAGSAPAGGYGSNNAIIGLGGIDFYTQLPTGTISLPENPYIKWETTATFNVGLDYGVFNNRLRGNVDVYYKKTNDIITNLPFNPTYGWAFLRYNAGTLDGNGVDLGLSGTIFNGKFKWNSSFNFAYTNNEVTDSRFNATAANQYFGGSPITGLNVSYLYAYRWAGLDSNGQSQIYAKDGSIINSSQGINAVSKDDLKYMGTTVAPYFGGFMNDFSFKNFNLGVQVTYFMGAVFRNQLMQNYPSYSGVQYGAVAKDEIIADRWRQPGDEATTNVPGLTNINYNSLNRFQNSDINVLSADNIRLQQISLGYTVPNEWLEKTFFKSLSFNFAARNLGLLWVRNDEGIDPQYLSSNNYNTLAPQRTYTLQFNCSF
- a CDS encoding tetratricopeptide repeat protein; amino-acid sequence: MQFKNTLLFAFFFSFYMGYSQDSFENIYTETYQVLLSSNPKKALNNTDYLYNIAKNNSDKIKTRMLKAHILYQYGINNEAINALKQADSLALRGKDFALLAKIYGFMASLYRESEVYDTGKTYLNKAVATSKKIKAPSEMYRFQGNLSQELACYELLDSNYSKAILHLKKGIQLFEKAAKVSDKNYQIAINDELIARNYLELHKTDSALYHYEKADKELKESLSFDNPLKGFIYNGMANVYLEMKNYKKALTHYKKAEEIAEKSDYSALKQEVYTSMMEFYKKTDSKKYITYNEKNLKLTKADNDNKKVIADDLIKSIRKSHQDSKTQYQKYKFIVIGICVFFILATITVYIFKRKQDHKKIKAFIENSNTSSIIENVTETKKDASKEYMSEATENAILENIKDFENSYSFLNKTLSLNSVASELNINHRYLSYVVNKHKSKDFAGYINELRINYIVDRLKSDPSYLKYKISYLADQAGFASHTRFTITFKKITGVSPLAFITYLQNNTDEE
- a CDS encoding RagB/SusD family nutrient uptake outer membrane protein, coding for MKFLKITLYIILPLLLLNSCRDYVEVEPVGNNRVLKYTSDYRALVNGYSTYSGSGGMYLLSNADVDFPTAYQNQVSTIWANSYTWKSRIFDESQGDSDWINLYRTIYYNNAIIKGVMTSEKGTEAEKKQIYAEALVHRAFAYLQLVNIYGPQFDPATANSEKAVPLLVTPELFSSLERSSVDVVYKQILSDLQGALANDLVDTPDFNVLPSKKAVYGILARTYLYMGQYQLSLDNAEKALNMQNGLIDLNSFATAYSYPVLLSNPEVIFSKTLLTTYNGAPLAQDLLNSFSSNDLRYNYYTIAGSNFFPSHTGRGFGIATYSFTNGINIGVSVPEMYLTAAECYARLGQPQKAVDYLNILRAKRYKTGSAYQVSATTNTEALNLVLTERQKEFIGRGFRWFDQRRLNLDPNFQKTYTRVFKNETFTLAPNSAGYVFPIHQNYIDLNPELGK